The sequence below is a genomic window from Rhodococcus sp. 4CII.
ACCCGAGGTCGGCACCGACACCGTCGGTCAGCTCGAGCACCCGGGCCGTCACGTCCTCCGACGACGGGTCGATGACGTGATGCGCGACCCCGCTCGACAGTGCCTTCTGTTTCCGGGCGTCGCTGAGTTCGGTGACGATCGTGGTGACACCGAGACCCTTCAGGACCGCGGCGACGAGGAGCCCGATCGGCCCGGCGCCGCCGACGAGCGCCACGTCGCCGGCCTTCGCGCCGCTGCGGACGACCGCGTGATGCGCGACGCTGAGCGGTTCGATCAGGGCCGCCTCGTCGAGGGGGATGTCGCCGATCTTGTGCACCCACCGGCGGTCGACCACCACCTTCTCGCTGAGTCCACCTCCGCCACCGGCCAATCCGATGAAGCCCATCTTCGTACACAGGTGATAGTTACCTGCCGTGCAGGACGCGCACTCGTTGCACACGAAGTACGGCTCCACCACCACGTTGTCGCCCACGGCGACGTCGGTGACGCCCTCACCGACCTCCTCGACCGTCCCCGAGAACTCGTGGCCCATCGTCACCGGCGCGTTCTCGTGCGACAGCGGGTGGGGATGTCCGGGTGGGGAGATGAAGATCGGGCCCTCGAGGTACTCGTGGAGGTCGGTGCCGCAGATGCCGCACCACGCGACCCGGAGTTTCACCGCGCCCGGCCTCAGTTCCGGCTCGGGGATGTCGTCGATCCGGATGTCGCGTCGTCCGTGGAAGCGTGCTGCCCTCATGAATCCGCCCTCACTGCGTTGTGAACGTGCTGATTCGGGGAACGGTACGACCGCCGGCGGGGATCGCGAAGAGTTGCAGTGTGTTGCAATTCGATGCCGCCGGTGTGACGTTCACCGGCGGATAGCTGGTTTGGCCGGATCTGCGGGTACCTTCGAAGGGAAAGATTGGTTCGATCTGGGGGAGTGAGGCATGGCACGCATACGCACGGCGGCCGAAGCTGAGATCAACGCCGCCGAGCAGATGCAGAAGCTCGGGTACGGCGACGCCACAGCGCTACTCGGAGGCGCGGACGGCGGCATCGACGTCTACTCCTCGCGCGCGTACGCGCAGGTGAAGTGGCGGGGCGGCAGCGCAGGCAAGGCGGACCTCGCGAACCTCTACGACACCCGCGGAACCAGTCACGCCCGCAAACTCCTGTACTTCTCCGCCCCCGGATACACCGACGACGCCGTCGACTACGCGGACACGGTGGGCATCGCCCTGTTCCGGTGCGAGCCCGACGGCGAAACCCCGCCCGTCGGCGCGCACGCCCCGAAACTGGTGGCGGCCGCGCGTAACTCGACGGTTGCGGTGGCCCCGTCCCCGCCGCCCCCACCGGAATCCGAGTCGCCGGCGCGCATCGTCGCCCGCAACGCCTGGGCCATGGTCGCAGGCTTCTTCGGCGCGCACTGGCAACTGCTCGGCGCCGTCATCTGCACGATCGTCCTCATGATCGCCCCCTTCGGCGAAGGGAACGTCGGGCTGCGCGTCTTCGCGACCATCCTCGCTGTCGTCGGCGCGCCGGTCTTCTGGCTCCTCTTCTTCCAGCGGCGGCACGCGAAGGACCGATAACACGAGAAACCGCCGCCGGTACGTACCGGCGGCGGTTTCTCGTGGTGGGTTCGGAGGAGGCGAATTTCAGTTCGCGGCCGGCAGCGACTTCAGCGATGTGACGGTGGCGACGCAGGCCCGGGCGGCCTCGGCGCCCTTCTTGACGAAGTGCTCACGGAAGTACGTGAGGTGCTCCTCGTGCTCGTGGAAGTGGTGCGGCGTCAGCACAACCGAGAAGACCGGCACATCCGTGTCGAGTTGCACGCGCATGAGTCCGTCGATGACCGCGGTCGCGACGAACTCGTGCCGGTAGATGCCACCGTCCACGACGAGTGCCGCGGCGACGACGGCGTCGTAACGTCCAGTGAGCGCGAGCCGGCGTGCGTGCAGCGGGATCTCGAACGCGCCCGGAACCTCGAAGAAGTCCAGCTCGTCCTTGGAATACCCCAGCGTGGTCACCTCGTCGGTGAATCCCTCGCGCGCGCGGTCGACGATGTTGCGGTGCCATGTGGCCTGGATGAACGCGATCCGTCCCTGACTCTCACTCATGGTCTGAAACTACTGCACCGGTGTCAGCGCTGTGAACGGGGCAGTGCCGTCGACCGACCCCACCCCGAGTCGTCGGTGAGGTGCTCGAGCAGCGGCTGAATGCGGTACGGCAGCGGGCTGGTCAATGCGATCGTGGTGGTCGAATGCGTGATGCCGGGCAGGTTCGCGATCTTCTCGAGCAACTTCTGCAGTTCCGCGTGCGTAGACGTGGCCACCCGCACCAGCAGGTCTTCGCGACCGGTGGTCGCGTGGATCTCGATGACCTCCGGCAGGTCGACGAGACGGTTGCCGACGGCGGTCAGCTTGCCCTGCTCGAGTTCCAGCCCGACGAACGCCTGAATGGGAATCCCGACCTCGGCGAGGTCGAGGTTGGGGCGGAAGCCGGTGAGCAATCCGCTGGTCTCCATCCGCTTCATCCGGGACTGCACGGTGTTGCGGGCGACGCCCAGCGAGTTGGCGAGTTCGGCCACGCTCATGCGTGAGTCCTTGCCGAGCAGTCCGAGCAACTGCACGTCGAGCTTGTCGATGCTGAGCACTTTGGGTACCTCCGGGAAGTGACGACCGTCACCTGTTGCGTGAACTGATCAGTTGATGCGATTTGCGTTGACCAAATCATAGAGCAGATAGAGGATCAAGCTCACGAAATGCTCAACGCGACGGATCGGGAATCGCAATGACTCAGCTAGACGACGCTCGTACCAGTGCAGCATCCTTTGATCTCGCCGACCGATACCGGGCCGATTCGGGCCCGGTGTTGATGACCGGTGTCCAGGCCATCGCCCGCCAGCTGGTGGAGCAGCACGAACGCGACCGCCGCGCCGGTCTGAACGTCGCGACGTTCGTCTCCGGCTACCAGGGCAGCCCCCTCGCCGGTCTCGACCGCACCATCGCCGCCATCCCCACGTTGAGCACCGATCACGACGTCAAGTTCGTGCCCGGCATGAACGAGGAACTCGCCGCGACGTCCGTCTGGGGAAGCCAGGTCGACCTCCCGCAGGGCGAGCGCACCCACGACGGCGTCGTCGGCGTCTGGTACGGCAAGGGTCCCGGCCTCGACCGCGCCAGCGACTCAATCCGGCACGCCGCGATGTACGGCGCCAACGCCCGCGGCGGCGTCCTCGTCCTCGTGGGCGACGACCCCAACGCCAAGTCCTCCACCATCCCGTGCGCCAGCGAACGGTCCATGGCCGCGATGGGCATGCCGGTGTTCTTCCCGCGCAACGCCGAGGAGGTCATCACCTTCGGCCTCTACGGGGTGGCGCTGTCCCGGATCTCCGGCTGCTGGTCGGGCATGAAGATCGTCGCCGACGTCGCCGACGGACTGTGGACCCTCGACCGCGACTTCGCCGACCTCGACATCGTGCTCCCCGAGATCGAATGGAACGGCAAACCGTGGTCGTACCGGCAGCGCGTGCTCGCGTCCCCGCCCGACAGCATTTACGCCGAGGCCGACCTGTACGGGCCCCGCTGGGCGATGGTCGAGGCGTTCAACGCCGCCAACGAGATCGACAAGATCGAGGTCAACCCGCGCAGCGCGTGGCTGGGCATCGCCGCCGTCGGCACCGCCTACGACTCCCTGCGCCAGGCCCTGCTCGACCTCGGGCTCGGCGACTCCCAGCTCGAGGACGCCGGCATCCGCATCCTCCGCGTCGGCATGCCGTACCCGCTGGGTGCCGACCAGGTGCGCGAACTCGCCGACGGCGTCGAGCAGGTCCTCGTCGTCGAGGAGAAGATGCCGTTCGTCGAGTCCCAGCTCAAGGACATCCTCTACGGTGGCACGAGCGCACCCGCCGTACTGGGGAAGAAGAACGCGCAGGGCAAGAACCTGATCCCCGTCGACGGTGAACTGACCGCCGCCCGCCTCACCGGACCACTGCGACGCGTCCTGAAGGACCGGGTCGCGCTGACCCCGGTCCCGCCGCCGCGCCTCGAGCTGACCGTCCTCCCGACGTCGCGCACCCCGTACTTCTGCTCCGGCTGCCCGCACAACCGCTCGACCGCGGTGCCCGAGGGATCGATCGCGGGCGGCGGCATCGGCTGCCACACCCTGGTCACGATGTCCGGCCGCACCGACAGCGCCGTCACGATGCTCACCCAGATGGGCGGCGAGGGCGCGCAGTGGATCGGGCAGGCCCCGTTCAGCGACGTCAAGCACATGTTCCAGAACGTCGGCGACGGCACCTACTTCCACTCCGGCCAGCTCGCCGTGCAGGCGTGCGTCGCCGCCGGCGTCAACATCACCTACAAGGTGCTCTACAACTCCGCCGTCGCGATGACCGGCGCGCAGGACGCCGAGGCCGGACTGACCGTGCCGCAGCTGACCCACAAGCTGGCGTCCGAGGGCGTCAAGCAGATCATCGTGTGCGCCGAGGACCCCAAGCGACACAAGGGCGCCCACTTCGCCGCCAACACCCTGCTGTGGGACCGCACCCGGCTCGACGAGGCGCAGCGCGTCCTCCGCGACATCGAGGGCGTCACGGTGCTGATCTTCGACCAGCAGTGCGCCGCCGAGGCGCGCCGCAAGCGCAAGCGCGGCAAGCTGCCCGCCCGCCGCACCCGCGTCGTCATCAACGAGGCCGTCTGCGAGGGCTGCGGCGACTGCGGCGTCAAGTCCAACTGCCTGTCCGTGCAGCCCGTCGACACCGAGTTCGGCCGCAAGACCAAGATCGACCAGACCAGCTGCAACACCGACTACTCCTGCCTCGAGGGTGACTGCCCGTCGTTCGTGACGGTCGAGCTGCCCGAGGAAGGCGCACCGAAGACGTTGCGCGAGATCCCCGTTCCGCCGGAGGTCGGCGACCCCGATCCCGCCGTGTGGACCGGAACGCACAACCTGTTCATGGCCGGTGTCGGTGGTACCGGCATCGTCACCGTCAACCAGGTGCTCGGCATGGCCGCGCTGCGCGCCGGGCTGCACGTCGAGGGACTCGACCAGACCGGTCTCAGCCAGAAGGCCGGACCCGTCACCTCGCACCTGCGGCTCAGCGACCAGAAGACGCGGTCGGGAAGCTCGGCGCCGTCCAACCGGATCAGCCCCGCGACCGCCGACTGCGTCCTCGCGTTCGACCTGCTGACCGCCGCCGACGCGAAGTACGCCGGCTTCGGCAGCTCCGACCGCACCATCACCGTCGCGTCGACGAGCCAGACCCCCACCGGCGACATGGTCTACGACCCCGCCGTCCGCTACCCCGACGAGGACAAGCTGCTCGAGCGTCTCGACGTCTCGGCCCGCGAACTGACCGCGATCGACGGGCTCGCCGCCGCCACCGCACTGTTCGGCAGCACCGCCGCCGCCAACTTCCTGCTGGTCGGCGCCGCCTACCAGGCCGGCGGACTGCCCGTCCCCGCCCGGTTCATCGAGGAAGCCCTCGAGATCAACGGGGTCGCCGTCGAGTCCAACAAGGCCGCATTCCACTGGGGTCGCGTCGCCGTCGCCGACCGGGAGGCCTTCCTCGCCGCCACCAGCTCGGCGGCCGTGCCGCAGCGCAGCGACACCGTCGTCCCGGCGCACCTGTTCGCCGGATCCACCCTGGGTGGTGCGACGCGCGAGCTCACCGAACGCCGCGCCGCGAATCTCGTTGCCTTCCAGGGTGACCGCGTCGCCGCCCGCTACATCGCCCTCGTGCAGCAGGCGTGGGACGCCGAGCGCGCGCTGGGTACCCGGACCGAGTTCAGCGAGGCCGTCGCCGCCGGACTGCACAAGCTCACCGCCTACAAGGACGAGTACGAAGTGGCCCGGATGCTCACCGACCAGGCCTTCCTCGACGCCGCCGCCGGCGAGGTCCCCGGCGCCGGCAAGCTGACCTACAAACTGCACCCGCCCGTCCTCAAGGCCATGGGCCGCAAGAGCAAGATCGGCTTCGGTCCCCGCTCACACGTGGCGCTCAAGACCCTCGCCAAGGCGAAGTTCCTGCGCGGCACCGCGTTCGACCCCTTCGGTTACGCCAAGGTCCGTCGTCTCGAGCGTCAACTGCTCGCGCACTACGAGACCACGGTGGCCGGCCTCGTCGCCGACCTGACCGCCGACACCTACGACACCGCCACGCTGATCGCCGACGCTCCCGACCTCGTGCGGGGCTACGAGGACGTGAAGCTGCGGAACGTCACCGTCTACCTCCAGCGTCTCGCCGAACTCGGCGTCGACACCTCCACCATCACCATCGCCACCACTCCGGAAAGGTCCTGAGAAGACATGAGTCTCACCGCGGAACGTCACGACACCGCACTGCCCGCAAACGCCGGAGTGTTCGAGCGCACCGATTTCCCCACCGACACCGCCCACGAGCAGGTGACGTTCTTCCAGGACCCCGCCACCGGACTCAAGGCGATCGTCGCGATCCACGACACCACCCTCGGACCGGCGCTCGGCGGCACCCGCTTCTACCCCTACGCCGACGAGGCCGCCGCGCTCAAGGACGTGCTGCGCCTGTCGCGGGGCATGACCTACAAGTCCGCGATCGCCGGGGTCGACCTCGGCGGCGGCAAGGCCGTCATCATCGGCGACCCCGCCACCGGCAAGTCGGAGGCACTGCTCGAGGCGTACGCCCGCTTCGTCCAGACCCTCGGCGGCCGGTACATCACCGCCGGTGACGTGGGCACCAACTCCGACGACCTCGACGTGATGGGCCGCGCGACCGACTACGTCGTCGGACGCAACACGGCCGCCGGCGGGTCCGGCGACAGCGCCCCGATGACCGCGCTCGGCGTCTTCCAGGGCATGCGCGCCGCCGCACAGGCCAGGTGGGGAACCCCGAGCCTCGCCGGCCGCACCGTCGGCGTCGAGGGCACCGGCAAGGTCGGCTACCAGCTGATCAAGCTGCTGCTCGCCGACGGCGCGTCGGTGGTCGCCACCGACGTCAACGCCGCCGCCCTCGACCGGGTGGCTCGCGACTTCCCCGAGGTCGCGATCGCATCCACCGTCATCGACCGTGAACTCGACGTCTACGCGCCCTGCGCGATGGGCGCCACCCTCACCGACGAATCCGTCGCCGCGATCACCGCCGACATCATCTGCGGGGCCGCGAACAACCAGCTCGCCCACCCCGCGGTCGAGCACGACCTCGGCGACCGCGGCATCACCTGGGTCCCCGACTACGTCGCCAACGGCGGCGGACTCATCCAGGTCGCCGGCGAGCGCCTCGGCACCTCCGCCGACGACGTCCGCGCGCAGGTCGAGAAGATCTTCGCCACCGTCGTGCAGATCCTCGACGTCGCGAAGCGGGACGGCATCCTCGCCGGCGCCGCAGCCGACGCCGTCGCCGAGGCCCGGATCGCCGCAGCCCGGTAGGCGGCTCCGCCACCCGTGCGCCTTTCTGGTAGTTCCAGCTACCAAGAAGGCGCACGGGCGCGAAGCGCCTAGGCCGTCAGCCGCCGGTGCAGCTCCCAGGCGTTGCGCTCGACGCGGTTGGATTCGAGCATCCCATCGGCGCGGACGTTCCACACCGCGGTGCCCGTCAGATGAATGGGCTGCCCGTCGGGTTCGGTGCCCATGAATCCGCGATTGCGGCCGGTCATTTCCCACAGTGATGCGACGCGGGAACCGTCCGCGTTCTGGAACGTTTCGACGGGGAGGAACTCCAGGTCGTCGACGGTCGACTGAAACTTCAGCACCCATTCCTTGAAGGCGTCTCGGCCGCGGATCGCCTCGCCGCCGGTGACGATGACGAAATCGTCGACCACGAGCTCGTCGATCGCGTGGGGGTCTTGGGGTGACTGCCACACCCGGGCCCAGAAATTCTCGACTGCGTGAACTCCGTGTCGACGGGGCATGCGTTTACCTCTCTCTGGCTTGGATTTTCCAAGTTAGCATGGGTATGAAGAGGTCGAGCTCTCGTTTCTCACGATGTGACCGGCTTCGTCAGTCGCCCGTAGGCGCCGGTTCTCCCCGCTGCACGTGCAGGGTCGATGCGGACACGCGTCGACCGTCGTCGGTGACGAAGGCCAGGGACACGGCCTCGCCGGTGGTCTCGTCGGTGTACTCGGGGGAGGTGCTCCCCGGGCGCGGCAGGTAGTCGCGACCGAACTGGCCGAGCGCCCCGATCACGACATGTAACTGCCGTCCCTTC
It includes:
- a CDS encoding 2,3-butanediol dehydrogenase encodes the protein MRAARFHGRRDIRIDDIPEPELRPGAVKLRVAWCGICGTDLHEYLEGPIFISPPGHPHPLSHENAPVTMGHEFSGTVEEVGEGVTDVAVGDNVVVEPYFVCNECASCTAGNYHLCTKMGFIGLAGGGGGLSEKVVVDRRWVHKIGDIPLDEAALIEPLSVAHHAVVRSGAKAGDVALVGGAGPIGLLVAAVLKGLGVTTIVTELSDARKQKALSSGVAHHVIDPSSEDVTARVLELTDGVGADLGFECAGVNAVLDTILDAVRPAAVVVNVSIWGKPATVDMQKLVLKEIDLRGTIAYVRDHEAVIEMVRSGVIDLAPFITGRIELDHLVSEGLTTLIEHNDTAVKILVRA
- a CDS encoding restriction endonuclease, yielding MARIRTAAEAEINAAEQMQKLGYGDATALLGGADGGIDVYSSRAYAQVKWRGGSAGKADLANLYDTRGTSHARKLLYFSAPGYTDDAVDYADTVGIALFRCEPDGETPPVGAHAPKLVAAARNSTVAVAPSPPPPPESESPARIVARNAWAMVAGFFGAHWQLLGAVICTIVLMIAPFGEGNVGLRVFATILAVVGAPVFWLLFFQRRHAKDR
- a CDS encoding 6,7-dimethyl-8-ribityllumazine synthase gives rise to the protein MSESQGRIAFIQATWHRNIVDRAREGFTDEVTTLGYSKDELDFFEVPGAFEIPLHARRLALTGRYDAVVAAALVVDGGIYRHEFVATAVIDGLMRVQLDTDVPVFSVVLTPHHFHEHEEHLTYFREHFVKKGAEAARACVATVTSLKSLPAAN
- a CDS encoding Lrp/AsnC family transcriptional regulator — its product is MLSIDKLDVQLLGLLGKDSRMSVAELANSLGVARNTVQSRMKRMETSGLLTGFRPNLDLAEVGIPIQAFVGLELEQGKLTAVGNRLVDLPEVIEIHATTGREDLLVRVATSTHAELQKLLEKIANLPGITHSTTTIALTSPLPYRIQPLLEHLTDDSGWGRSTALPRSQR
- a CDS encoding indolepyruvate ferredoxin oxidoreductase family protein, whose product is MTQLDDARTSAASFDLADRYRADSGPVLMTGVQAIARQLVEQHERDRRAGLNVATFVSGYQGSPLAGLDRTIAAIPTLSTDHDVKFVPGMNEELAATSVWGSQVDLPQGERTHDGVVGVWYGKGPGLDRASDSIRHAAMYGANARGGVLVLVGDDPNAKSSTIPCASERSMAAMGMPVFFPRNAEEVITFGLYGVALSRISGCWSGMKIVADVADGLWTLDRDFADLDIVLPEIEWNGKPWSYRQRVLASPPDSIYAEADLYGPRWAMVEAFNAANEIDKIEVNPRSAWLGIAAVGTAYDSLRQALLDLGLGDSQLEDAGIRILRVGMPYPLGADQVRELADGVEQVLVVEEKMPFVESQLKDILYGGTSAPAVLGKKNAQGKNLIPVDGELTAARLTGPLRRVLKDRVALTPVPPPRLELTVLPTSRTPYFCSGCPHNRSTAVPEGSIAGGGIGCHTLVTMSGRTDSAVTMLTQMGGEGAQWIGQAPFSDVKHMFQNVGDGTYFHSGQLAVQACVAAGVNITYKVLYNSAVAMTGAQDAEAGLTVPQLTHKLASEGVKQIIVCAEDPKRHKGAHFAANTLLWDRTRLDEAQRVLRDIEGVTVLIFDQQCAAEARRKRKRGKLPARRTRVVINEAVCEGCGDCGVKSNCLSVQPVDTEFGRKTKIDQTSCNTDYSCLEGDCPSFVTVELPEEGAPKTLREIPVPPEVGDPDPAVWTGTHNLFMAGVGGTGIVTVNQVLGMAALRAGLHVEGLDQTGLSQKAGPVTSHLRLSDQKTRSGSSAPSNRISPATADCVLAFDLLTAADAKYAGFGSSDRTITVASTSQTPTGDMVYDPAVRYPDEDKLLERLDVSARELTAIDGLAAATALFGSTAAANFLLVGAAYQAGGLPVPARFIEEALEINGVAVESNKAAFHWGRVAVADREAFLAATSSAAVPQRSDTVVPAHLFAGSTLGGATRELTERRAANLVAFQGDRVAARYIALVQQAWDAERALGTRTEFSEAVAAGLHKLTAYKDEYEVARMLTDQAFLDAAAGEVPGAGKLTYKLHPPVLKAMGRKSKIGFGPRSHVALKTLAKAKFLRGTAFDPFGYAKVRRLERQLLAHYETTVAGLVADLTADTYDTATLIADAPDLVRGYEDVKLRNVTVYLQRLAELGVDTSTITIATTPERS
- a CDS encoding Glu/Leu/Phe/Val dehydrogenase, giving the protein MSLTAERHDTALPANAGVFERTDFPTDTAHEQVTFFQDPATGLKAIVAIHDTTLGPALGGTRFYPYADEAAALKDVLRLSRGMTYKSAIAGVDLGGGKAVIIGDPATGKSEALLEAYARFVQTLGGRYITAGDVGTNSDDLDVMGRATDYVVGRNTAAGGSGDSAPMTALGVFQGMRAAAQARWGTPSLAGRTVGVEGTGKVGYQLIKLLLADGASVVATDVNAAALDRVARDFPEVAIASTVIDRELDVYAPCAMGATLTDESVAAITADIICGAANNQLAHPAVEHDLGDRGITWVPDYVANGGGLIQVAGERLGTSADDVRAQVEKIFATVVQILDVAKRDGILAGAAADAVAEARIAAAR
- a CDS encoding ester cyclase, coding for MPRRHGVHAVENFWARVWQSPQDPHAIDELVVDDFVIVTGGEAIRGRDAFKEWVLKFQSTVDDLEFLPVETFQNADGSRVASLWEMTGRNRGFMGTEPDGQPIHLTGTAVWNVRADGMLESNRVERNAWELHRRLTA